A genomic window from Tolypothrix sp. PCC 7910 includes:
- the dxr gene encoding 1-deoxy-D-xylulose-5-phosphate reductoisomerase, with the protein MKAITLVGSTGSIGTQTLDIVSQYPDQFRIVGLAAGSNVEMLAAQIRQFRPQIAAIYVEEKLPALQAAIKDLDPQPILLAGEAGVIEVARYGDAETVVTGIVGCAGLLPTIAAIEAGKDIALANKETLIAGGPVVLPLVEKHGVKLLPADSEHSAIFQCLQGVPKGGLRKILLTASGGAFRDWEVEKLAEVTVADALKHPNWSMGRKITVDSATLMNKGLEVIEAHFLFGMDYDQIEIVIHPQSIIHSLIELQDTSVLAQLGWPDMRLPLLYALSWPDRIYTDWERLDLVKAGNLTFREPDHQKYPCMRLAYAAGRAGGSMPAVLNAANEQAVALFLEEKIRFLDIPRCIESVCDRHQNDNCKNPSLDDILAADKWARQEVLTATENLTTQSRVISLR; encoded by the coding sequence GTGAAAGCTATTACTCTTGTTGGTTCCACTGGCTCTATTGGTACTCAGACTTTAGATATTGTCTCCCAGTACCCAGATCAGTTTCGGATTGTAGGATTGGCAGCGGGGAGCAATGTAGAAATGTTAGCTGCTCAGATTCGGCAGTTTCGTCCGCAGATAGCAGCTATTTATGTAGAAGAAAAATTGCCCGCGCTGCAAGCAGCAATCAAAGACCTTGATCCGCAACCAATTCTTCTAGCTGGCGAAGCTGGAGTTATAGAAGTTGCGCGTTATGGTGATGCCGAAACTGTTGTGACCGGTATTGTTGGTTGTGCAGGTTTGCTACCAACAATTGCGGCGATTGAAGCAGGAAAAGATATTGCCTTAGCAAATAAAGAAACTCTCATTGCTGGTGGGCCTGTAGTTCTGCCTTTAGTAGAAAAGCATGGCGTAAAATTGCTACCTGCTGATTCCGAACATTCCGCAATTTTTCAATGCCTCCAAGGTGTACCTAAAGGCGGGTTAAGAAAAATTTTACTCACTGCTTCTGGTGGTGCTTTCCGGGATTGGGAGGTAGAAAAGTTAGCAGAAGTTACCGTTGCCGATGCTCTCAAACATCCTAACTGGTCGATGGGGCGGAAAATCACAGTCGATTCTGCGACTTTGATGAATAAGGGTTTAGAAGTAATTGAAGCTCATTTTCTCTTTGGCATGGATTATGACCAAATTGAGATTGTTATCCATCCCCAAAGTATTATTCACTCGCTCATTGAACTGCAAGATACTTCAGTTTTAGCCCAACTTGGCTGGCCAGATATGCGCTTACCCCTACTGTATGCTTTATCTTGGCCCGATCGCATTTACACAGATTGGGAAAGATTGGATTTGGTAAAAGCTGGAAACTTAACCTTCCGCGAACCAGACCATCAAAAATATCCTTGTATGCGACTAGCTTATGCTGCGGGTCGCGCTGGCGGTTCCATGCCGGCTGTGTTGAACGCTGCCAATGAGCAAGCTGTGGCTTTATTTTTAGAAGAAAAAATTCGCTTTTTAGATATTCCCCGTTGTATTGAATCGGTGTGCGATCGCCATCAAAATGATAACTGTAAAAATCCCTCTTTAGATGACATTTTGGCAGCAGATAAATGGGCAAGGCAAGAAGTTTTAACAGCAACTGAAAATTTAACAACCCAATCGCGGGTAATTTCTCTGCGATAA
- a CDS encoding mannosyltransferase family protein, whose product MAKVQIFIAKSLWKNELIFPAAVWVFSRIFIFIAMLLLAPHLLDPTDGTTPNFGWEVVNAWDSVHYRSIVTSGYEFVDDSNQHNLAFFPLFPLSIWLLMKLGLSFELAGTLINNIAFCAAMYCIYFWVKQHCGIIAAQWVTTVVAWCPQAMFTGVVYTEGLYLFLSTAALRAFDLKQYRWTALWGALATATRPTGMALIPALAIASWKQRRPAIAYVASFATAIGILLFSLFCWIKFGHPLAFIQAQRGWRPSLGFDGQGWWNMVMEIAIGTSNWQDAWVKNPWHPLLFSIILVSAYPLWRFRKYLIETKVFYGLYALAGIFFFLVNEQFINNFLNLFTVLGGGFILWRLRKQLTPVTTIYGFCGIGLLLASGGTLSLSRLAYGIVPLSVGVGVLLSRHYRWGYLTLGLFAVLLARLSVGFAKQIWVG is encoded by the coding sequence ATGGCTAAAGTTCAAATATTTATAGCAAAATCTTTATGGAAAAATGAACTCATTTTTCCGGCAGCAGTCTGGGTTTTCAGCCGAATTTTCATCTTCATAGCCATGCTGCTGCTAGCCCCACATTTATTAGATCCAACGGACGGAACGACTCCTAACTTTGGCTGGGAAGTTGTGAATGCGTGGGATAGCGTACATTATCGCTCAATAGTCACGTCTGGCTATGAGTTTGTGGATGATAGTAACCAACATAATTTGGCGTTCTTTCCCTTATTTCCCCTAAGTATCTGGCTGTTAATGAAGCTGGGCTTATCGTTTGAATTGGCAGGAACGCTGATCAATAACATCGCATTTTGCGCTGCCATGTACTGTATTTACTTTTGGGTGAAGCAGCATTGTGGAATCATCGCCGCGCAGTGGGTGACTACTGTGGTGGCTTGGTGTCCCCAAGCTATGTTTACCGGAGTGGTTTATACAGAGGGGCTGTATTTATTTTTGAGTACTGCGGCTTTGCGGGCTTTTGATTTAAAGCAATATCGCTGGACAGCTTTGTGGGGCGCACTAGCCACAGCAACACGCCCAACGGGGATGGCGCTGATTCCAGCATTGGCGATCGCATCTTGGAAACAACGTAGACCTGCGATCGCTTATGTAGCATCTTTTGCCACTGCTATTGGTATCCTGCTATTCAGCCTTTTTTGCTGGATTAAATTTGGTCACCCGTTAGCCTTCATTCAAGCGCAACGCGGATGGCGACCCTCCCTTGGGTTTGATGGGCAAGGTTGGTGGAACATGGTGATGGAAATTGCGATCGGAACATCCAATTGGCAGGATGCTTGGGTAAAAAATCCTTGGCACCCTCTGTTGTTTAGCATTATACTTGTCAGCGCTTATCCTTTATGGCGCTTCCGCAAATACTTAATTGAGACCAAGGTATTTTATGGATTGTATGCTTTAGCTGGAATATTTTTCTTTCTAGTTAACGAACAATTCATTAATAATTTCCTAAACCTATTTACAGTTTTGGGTGGCGGCTTCATTTTGTGGCGATTACGTAAGCAACTCACCCCAGTCACCACAATCTATGGCTTTTGCGGTATTGGTTTACTGTTAGCTTCTGGGGGTACGCTCTCATTGAGCCGTCTTGCTTATGGTATTGTGCCTTTAAGCGTAGGCGTAGGTGTTTTGCTATCTCGGCATTATCGCTGGGGTTATTTAACCTTGGGCTTGTTTGCTGTCTTACTTGCCAGACTATCTGTAGGCTTTGCCAAGCAAATTTGGGTAGGGTAA
- a CDS encoding DUF2079 domain-containing protein has product MDKKFPRFNTVGAIILISTIILFISSTLRHELFNSSGDLAFFDQGIYLISQGKTPISSIIDFHTLADHAAWILYFLALLYKIYPSVYWLFAVQSLALALGALPTYLLALQAGLEKTQAVVMMAVYLLYPVVYNSNLADFHPDVIAVPAILTAIFAARTKRIIWFCISIILVLGCKAVLSLTVAAMGVWLLFFEKRRLYGAIALFSGTAWFLIANELIIPFFGGEAALLNRHLYRYSYLGNSFSETIKILLSHPEVIFKNIFSSINLEYLVSLIAPILWGLKHQYMLPVIGAIPCIALNILADHPSQKNLVLHYSLPALPFLMVAIIASLASGKAWIKQNRVIILWSLVGFLVLGKWGLFTSRYLRNVDNWQATKDAIALIKTPDSVFTTDIITPHLTHRELISFKYNLNDLNNYHYILLNLRHPGWAASTEDYQHLYNQLQTQPEFKLQYQRDDVYLFSKI; this is encoded by the coding sequence GTGGATAAAAAATTCCCCAGATTTAATACTGTTGGTGCAATTATTTTGATTAGCACTATCATCTTATTTATCTCTAGTACCCTCAGACATGAATTATTTAACTCATCTGGGGATTTAGCATTTTTTGACCAAGGAATTTACTTAATTAGTCAGGGAAAAACACCAATTTCTTCGATAATTGATTTTCATACTTTAGCAGATCATGCTGCTTGGATTTTATATTTTTTAGCTTTACTCTACAAAATTTACCCTAGTGTTTATTGGCTGTTTGCAGTACAATCTCTCGCCTTGGCGTTAGGCGCTTTACCTACATACTTGCTAGCACTACAAGCAGGTTTAGAAAAAACTCAAGCAGTCGTTATGATGGCTGTTTACCTACTATATCCAGTAGTATATAACAGCAATTTAGCTGATTTTCACCCAGATGTAATTGCTGTTCCTGCAATTTTAACAGCAATTTTCGCAGCTAGAACCAAAAGAATAATTTGGTTTTGCATTAGTATTATTTTGGTTTTGGGTTGTAAAGCTGTACTTTCCTTGACGGTGGCGGCTATGGGGGTGTGGTTACTATTTTTTGAAAAGCGGCGATTATATGGTGCGATCGCACTTTTTAGCGGTACAGCTTGGTTTTTGATTGCGAATGAGTTGATTATCCCTTTTTTTGGCGGTGAAGCAGCATTACTCAACCGCCATCTTTATCGCTATAGCTATTTAGGAAATTCATTCTCGGAAACAATAAAAATTTTACTATCACACCCAGAAGTTATTTTCAAAAATATTTTCTCGTCTATCAATTTAGAATATTTAGTTAGTTTAATAGCACCTATATTATGGGGTTTAAAACATCAATATATGTTACCTGTAATAGGTGCAATTCCTTGTATAGCATTGAATATACTTGCCGATCATCCCTCACAGAAAAATTTGGTTTTACATTACTCCTTACCAGCATTACCATTTTTAATGGTAGCGATAATTGCCAGTCTTGCAAGTGGTAAAGCCTGGATCAAGCAAAATCGAGTAATTATTTTATGGTCTTTAGTGGGGTTTTTAGTATTAGGAAAATGGGGATTATTTACCTCCAGATATCTCAGAAATGTAGATAATTGGCAAGCCACAAAAGATGCGATCGCTTTAATTAAAACTCCAGATAGCGTTTTCACGACAGATATAATTACTCCACATTTAACCCATAGAGAATTAATTAGCTTTAAATATAATCTCAACGACTTAAATAATTATCATTATATATTGCTGAATCTGCGTCATCCTGGTTGGGCAGCAAGCACAGAAGACTATCAGCATTTATACAATCAGTTGCAAACTCAGCCAGAATTCAAATTGCAATATCAGCGTGATGATGTTTATTTATTTAGTAAAATATAG
- a CDS encoding glycosyltransferase family 39 protein, with the protein MRPFTDKEWLLALLAASLVLWLIFLGNLPLRDWDEGTYAIVAREIYRNGNWLYPTLQGEPFLLKPPLMQWLIALCYDIAGVQEFTTRFPGAVLTALGVPLLYIVGRLVFLESLPALFSALVYLTMLPVVRHGRLAMLDGMTISFFLLLLFCLLKARHHQKFALGVGFCLGLITLTKGMLVVVLGGIAGLFILVNRQLTVLKNPYLWVGMLLGNAPAIAWYVAQYQHYGDAFLQVHFQAQALDRLGTAVEGNTGPPWYYLLEILKYGFPWLLFLPGGLYLSWKKRQTAWGCLILIGTIFYLGIISLMRTKLPWYVMPIYPFLALAIGVNLTEMWQKNKLNVKALTVLFAALFVVACGGCAYFLIADPQPSLIIMSIVLAITMGMTAWLIKQQNHKFIPVLFAGMYLVLALLMSSQSWVWELNETFPAKPVGALIRANVPGGTQIYTSFAYGRPSVDFYSDCKVTAAPVPVLQEMLARKSYLLLDKDAMQKINLSNSKVKGESEGFTLIAP; encoded by the coding sequence ATGCGCCCATTCACAGATAAAGAATGGTTATTAGCTTTATTAGCAGCTTCCCTAGTTTTGTGGCTGATATTTTTAGGGAATTTACCCTTACGAGACTGGGATGAAGGTACTTATGCGATTGTCGCTAGAGAAATTTATCGCAATGGGAATTGGCTTTACCCTACTCTTCAAGGAGAACCATTTTTATTAAAACCACCTTTAATGCAGTGGTTAATTGCACTGTGTTACGACATCGCAGGAGTGCAAGAATTTACCACTAGGTTTCCTGGTGCGGTGTTAACAGCCTTGGGAGTACCTTTACTTTACATAGTGGGGCGTTTGGTTTTTTTGGAAAGTTTACCGGCGCTGTTTTCTGCTTTAGTTTACTTAACTATGCTACCTGTGGTGCGTCACGGTAGATTAGCAATGTTAGATGGGATGACAATTTCGTTTTTTCTATTATTGCTGTTTTGTTTATTGAAGGCGCGTCATCATCAAAAGTTTGCTTTGGGTGTGGGTTTTTGTTTAGGGCTAATTACTCTCACCAAGGGAATGTTAGTTGTAGTTTTAGGAGGAATTGCTGGTTTATTTATTCTGGTAAATAGACAATTAACTGTATTAAAAAATCCCTATTTATGGGTAGGAATGTTGTTAGGTAATGCACCTGCGATCGCATGGTATGTTGCCCAATATCAACATTATGGTGATGCATTCTTACAAGTGCATTTCCAAGCCCAAGCTTTAGATAGGCTAGGAACAGCAGTAGAAGGAAATACTGGCCCGCCTTGGTACTATTTACTGGAGATTCTCAAATATGGTTTTCCCTGGCTGTTGTTTTTGCCAGGAGGTTTATATTTAAGCTGGAAAAAACGCCAAACTGCTTGGGGTTGTTTAATTCTCATCGGCACAATTTTCTATTTAGGAATTATTTCCTTGATGAGGACAAAACTACCTTGGTATGTAATGCCGATATATCCTTTTTTAGCTTTAGCAATAGGTGTTAACTTAACTGAAATGTGGCAAAAAAATAAGTTGAATGTGAAAGCCTTAACTGTGTTATTTGCTGCCTTATTTGTTGTTGCTTGTGGAGGTTGCGCTTACTTTTTAATTGCCGATCCACAGCCTAGTTTAATTATCATGAGTATTGTTTTAGCAATTACTATGGGTATGACAGCATGGTTGATTAAACAGCAGAACCATAAGTTTATTCCAGTATTATTTGCTGGGATGTATTTAGTTTTAGCTTTGTTAATGAGTTCACAATCTTGGGTTTGGGAGTTAAATGAAACTTTCCCCGCCAAGCCAGTAGGCGCATTAATTCGGGCAAATGTACCAGGCGGAACCCAAATTTACACTTCTTTCGCTTATGGTCGTCCTAGTGTGGATTTTTATAGTGATTGTAAGGTTACTGCTGCGCCTGTGCCTGTTTTACAAGAAATGTTAGCTAGAAAGTCTTATTTACTGTTAGATAAAGATGCTATGCAGAAAATAAATCTTAGTAATAGTAAAGTTAAAGGCGAGTCTGAAGGATTTACTCTGATTGCACCATAA